In Planctomycetota bacterium, the DNA window TCGTACTCCACGAGCGCCGAGCACTGCCCGGCCAGTGCGGAGCCGGCATGAACCGCCCCACGCCGCAGACGGCTTCCGCCGCTGGCCCGAGCCGCGAGGCGTCGGACCGCGCCCTGGAGGCCCTCGGTGCGGTGTATGCCGATCTGGACGCTCTGCTGGCAACCCTTCCGGTCGCCTGCCAGGCGTGCGGGCGCTGTTGCGATTTCGTGAGGAACGACTACCGCCTCTATGCCAGCCTCATCGAGCGGCTGCCCGTTCTGCGGTTCGCCGGGCCGCCGCGGCTCACGGCCGCGGGCCACTGCGGCTTCCTGGCGGGCGGCCGGTGCTCGGTGCACCGCTGGCGGCCGCTGAGCTGCCGGGTGTTCTTCTGTGCGCCGGAGCACAAGGCGCGCGAGCAGGAGCTCTACCACGCCTTCCAGCAGCGGCTGCGCGCTGCCACAGACCGCCTCGGCCTGGAGTGGGACTATGCTCCGTTCTTCGCCGGGCAAGCGGGCGGGCCGGCAGGCGGTCAGAACTCCGTCTTGCCGTAACGCCGGAAGTAGAAGCCCGCGCTCGAGTACGCGTAGTCCTCGGCCCTCTGCACGATGCCGCACAGGACGGGCTTGTGGTGGATGTAGTTCAGCTTCTCGAAGCGCGCGCGGGCGCTGTAGATGACGAGGACATCGGTCTCGTCCTCCCAGAGCGGCTGCCCATCGTCGGGCAGCTCGAGGAAGCGTTCCGCGGCCCGGTTGATGGCGCGGATCGTGTCGGCGATGGCCGCGCTGGACGGGCCGCCGCCGAACAGCACGTGGTAGTGGTCGGGCAGCACCACGTAGCCGTACTTCTTGAAGCCGCGCTCGCGGCGCATCCCCTCGATGAGCTCCACCAGCGTGGCCGCGCTCTTGTCCTCGTGGAACACGCGGCGGCAGTTGAACGTGCGCACGGTCACGAAGTAGCTGACCTGCTCCTCGCCCGGCTGTTCGTCATGCGCCGCCATGCTCCGCCTTCCTACACCGAGCGGGCGCGCCCCTGCATCGCCAGCGCCACGCCGAAGGCCAGCGCGCCGCCGATGATCAGAGTGGGCGCCCACGCCTCGTAGAACTGGAACTCGCGCCAGGCCGCCACATCGTAGCCCACCTGCTCCCCGAGCCGCTCGAGGAAGAAGAGCGACACGCCGGCCATCATGGCGGTCACGCCCACCAGGATGCCGTTGTTCTGCGTCGTGCGGGCCGCCAGGGCGATGCACCCCACGGTGATCAGCCACAGCACGATGGAGCCGCCGAAGCCCGCCACCCAGCTCCCCTTGCTGGACCCGAAGCCGTAGCCCACGGTCACGCACCACACGGTGCCCGCGATGCAGGCGACCAGCAACACGAGGCGCCCCGTCTGCCAGTTCTCGCGGGTGCGCGGGTCGAACAGATGCGGCCCGTAGCGCATCAGCTTCTTGCACTTCGCGCACTTCACCCGCTCGCCAGGGCGCAGTTCCGAGGCATCAATCACCCGCCCGCAGCCCGGGCACCGGAAGCGGTGGCTCGCCATGTCGAAGAAAGGGTCCACTGCCGGCTTCCTGTCTCGCCGCGCTTCAGTCCCGTCCGGCGGCTCGGCAGAGCACGATGAATCCGTTGCTCCGCAGGCCCTTCGCGAGGCCGCGGAGCACGCCGTTGCGAGGACGATTGAGGTGGAGGAACTCAGCGACCCGGAACCCGGCGCGCCCGAGCACGCCGCGGAGTTCGCCCTCGCTGTACACGTAGAGGCGGAGGCCCCGGATGCCGCGATAGCCGTCCATGTCTTTCTCGAAGGCCTCGGGCCGCCCGCGCCAGTGGTCCCGGAGGGCGTGCCAGAGGTAGCGGCGGCCATCGGGGTCCCACAGGTTCTGCCACCGATTGTGCAGGTGGAGTGCGAAGAGGCCGCCGGGCGCCAGATGGCGCCGGACCGATTCGAGGAAGCGCTGCCGGTTGGCGGCGCCGTGAATCATCCCCAGGGTGCTGAACATGCAGATCGCGTAGTCGAAGGGGCCGAGCCCGGTCTCGTCCAGGCGGGTGATGTCGGCACGCACGAGCGTCGCCGAGGAACCGCCCGCGTCGAGTTTGGCCCGGGCGGCCGCGAGCATGTGCTCCGAGAGGTCCAGCCCGGTGACCTCGAAGCCGCGCTCCGCGAAGTGCACCACGTGGCGTCCCGTGCCGCAGCCCAGGTCCACCAACCGCCCGGGGCGGACGAACCAGCGATCGAGCACGCGCACGTCGAACTGGAACAGCTCATTGTGCCGGAAGTAGCGATCATAGTCCCAGGCGATATGGGGCGCCCGCAGGTAGTCCCAGGTCGCGGGCGCGATGGCCGCCTCGCCGCCGCCGAGGGCGGCGGCCTGCTCGCTTGCCCGCGGGAGACCGGCGGCGGGGGCCGAACCCTCGTGCCGGGTGTGGCCCGTGCGCAGGTCCACCGCTGCCCCGCAATCGCAGCCCAGCGGGCGCTGGAACTCGAAGAGCGTGACATCGTACTGCCGGCCGCACTGGGGGCACTGCACCGCCACGTTCGCGCCTCCGAAACGAAAACCCTATCGGGGTATGGTAGCACATCTACCCCGCGCGAGCAAGGCCGGCCGCGGGCCGGGTCCGGTAACGATTTTCTTGACTCCCCTGCGCCAAGCCACTATAATTCGCAGTGGAGGATCGGCGAGAAATGCAGCGTTCGACCCAAGGAACAGGGCCAGTGGATTACTATGTAGTCCTCCAGGTGGAGCGCCACTCGGGGCCGGCCGAGATCAAGCGGGCCTTTCGCAGGCTGCTGAAGCGCTACCACCCGGACCGCAACCGCTCGAACGCGGCCTGGGCCGAGCAACGCACCCGCGAGATCGTCGAGGCCTACCACGTCCTGTCGGACGAACGCCGCCGCAAGTTCCACGACCAGCAACTGCGGATGGAGAGCTTCAGCGTCTCCACCGTCACCTCGTCCGTGTCCTACGACCCGCCCGGCGACGGGGTCGCGGCGAAGTGTCGCGAGCTGTTCGAGGCGCTCCTCAAGGGGAAGATCGAGGCGGCCCTCGGGCTCTACGAGCGCCTGCGCGGCGATAAGGCGACCTTCGACCTCTACCCCCATCTGAGCCTGAAGGATCACCTGGACTGCAAGTTCCTGCTGGGCGAGGCCTACGAGCGGCAGGGCCAGATAGACAATGCGCTGGCCCTCTACGAGGAGGTGTTCCGCGAGGAACTCGAGGGGCCGCGCCTGCGCTACTTCTTCGACGAGGTGCAGGAACGCATTGTCACCATCTACTGCCAGCACGTGGCGCGCACGGCGGAGCCCAAGGACGCGGTCCGCTACTACCAGCACGCGCTGAAGCTGGGGCTGCCGAACAAGGACAAGGCCGAGATCCGCAAGCGCCTGGCGGAGACGTTGCTGAAGATCGGGGACCGCGACGGCGCCCAGCGCGAACTGCGCGAGGCGATCAAGCTCCACCCGGGCATCAAGGGCGTCCAGCGCCTCGCCGCGCGCCTCGGGATGCACGCCGTCTCGTCGTAGCAGATTGACCGGTCCGTGGCGGGAGGTCTCGTCGTCTTCCAGGCCAGGCCCCAGTTCTCGGGCACCAGATGCCGCCTCACCCTCCCCGGCGTGAGCGCGGCCCACCCTGACCACCAGGAGGCCCTGACACCGTGAGCACCCCGCCCGTCGTGACGGAAACCACCCTCCCCGGCTTCAAGCTCCTGGGCCGCGGCAAGGTGCGCGACATCTACGACCTGGGAGACCAGCTCCTCATCGTCGCCACCGACCGCCTGTCGGCCTTCGACGTCGTCAACCCCGTGGGCATCCCCGAGAAGGGCCGGGTCCTCACCGCCCTGTCGGTCTTCTGGTTCAAGCTGCTCGCCGACCTCACCGAGACGCACTTCATCACCGATCAGATCGGCGAGATGGGCCACGGCCTGGAGCGCTTCCGCCCCGTGCTCGAGGGCCGCTCGATGCTGGTGAAGAAGACGGCCCCTATCCGCGTCGAGTGCGTCGTGCGCGGCTACCTGGCGGGCTCGGCCTGGAGCGAATACCGCAAGA includes these proteins:
- a CDS encoding YkgJ family cysteine cluster protein translates to MNRPTPQTASAAGPSREASDRALEALGAVYADLDALLATLPVACQACGRCCDFVRNDYRLYASLIERLPVLRFAGPPRLTAAGHCGFLAGGRCSVHRWRPLSCRVFFCAPEHKAREQELYHAFQQRLRAATDRLGLEWDYAPFFAGQAGGPAGGQNSVLP
- a CDS encoding transposase, which gives rise to MAAHDEQPGEEQVSYFVTVRTFNCRRVFHEDKSAATLVELIEGMRRERGFKKYGYVVLPDHYHVLFGGGPSSAAIADTIRAINRAAERFLELPDDGQPLWEDETDVLVIYSARARFEKLNYIHHKPVLCGIVQRAEDYAYSSAGFYFRRYGKTEF
- a CDS encoding class I SAM-dependent methyltransferase, whose product is MAVQCPQCGRQYDVTLFEFQRPLGCDCGAAVDLRTGHTRHEGSAPAAGLPRASEQAAALGGGEAAIAPATWDYLRAPHIAWDYDRYFRHNELFQFDVRVLDRWFVRPGRLVDLGCGTGRHVVHFAERGFEVTGLDLSEHMLAAARAKLDAGGSSATLVRADITRLDETGLGPFDYAICMFSTLGMIHGAANRQRFLESVRRHLAPGGLFALHLHNRWQNLWDPDGRRYLWHALRDHWRGRPEAFEKDMDGYRGIRGLRLYVYSEGELRGVLGRAGFRVAEFLHLNRPRNGVLRGLAKGLRSNGFIVLCRAAGRD
- a CDS encoding DnaJ domain-containing protein: MDYYVVLQVERHSGPAEIKRAFRRLLKRYHPDRNRSNAAWAEQRTREIVEAYHVLSDERRRKFHDQQLRMESFSVSTVTSSVSYDPPGDGVAAKCRELFEALLKGKIEAALGLYERLRGDKATFDLYPHLSLKDHLDCKFLLGEAYERQGQIDNALALYEEVFREELEGPRLRYFFDEVQERIVTIYCQHVARTAEPKDAVRYYQHALKLGLPNKDKAEIRKRLAETLLKIGDRDGAQRELREAIKLHPGIKGVQRLAARLGMHAVSS